The Candidatus Desulfovibrio trichonymphae region TAAATTTATTATTGATTATAACCTCGCAATCAGCAACTCTCTCACACACCCGCGTGAACTGCCGAGCGAGTTAATTGCGCGCGGCGCATTAATACGCGTAATTTTATATCTTGAATAAATTCTGTCAAAGAAATCGTTATGTTCGTCGATGTTTTTTGGGTCAGAATTGCTCGCAACCACCCATGCACCGAGTTCGGTCATCTCATCAATAAAGCGTGCCAATTCTATCTGTTCTGCGTCGCCGAAGCCATCACAAGAATAGGCAGTGAAATTTGCCGTTGCTGTTAACGGACGGTATGGCGGGTCGAAATAGACGAATGTACTTGTATCGATAATTCGCGCGACAACTTATAGTCACAGCAGATGATTTGCACGTTTTGCAGCTTGTCCGATACGGCGCGCAGATTATTTTCGTCGCAGATTGTCGGATGATTATAACTACCCTGCGGGACATTATATCCACCCTTACGATTCACACGGTACAGACCGTTGAAGCAAGTGCGATTTAGAAATAAGAACAACGCGGCGAGTTCGGCAGATGCGCTCTGCTCGGCTTTCAGCGCGTTGAAACTGTCGCGGTTGCGATAATAAATTGTCTTGCGTGTGTCGGTATCTGCTGTCAAATATTCGTTTTCAAGCATTTGCAGCACGTCTATCAGATCGCTAACGCCATCGCGTATGATCTTTATGTGAGTATCAACTCTCGGTTTATATCGCTAAGATAGATATCTGAGAACGAATAACTCGCTAAAATATCAAACAGCACCGCTCCGCCGTCGACAAACAGTGCGCCGCCGCTGCTTTTGCTGTATATACGTCCATATATCAACCTCAAAATCGCGAACAATATCAATATTAATATTCACGAACGGTTCCCCAATGGGGAGTTGGGCGGTTACAACAGAGGCAAAAATTTGTAAAGAAAATTTTTTATTGTCCCCCTTTGGGAGGGTTAAAACCCCCAGCTTCAGCACGAATTTGGTACAAGTTGCGGCATGGGCAACTATCAACACGGAGTACATGACGTTTTTTCAATCCACCTGCATTTGGTTTGGTGGAGAAGAAGGGATTTGAACCCTCGACCCCCGCCTTGCGAAGGCGATGCTCTCCCAGCTGAGCTACTTCCCCACAATCGTAACCAATATGGTTTTTCTATTTAGACAAAACAGGTTTGTCTGTCAAACGTCGGCATCTGTTCCGTGACGTTATGAAAGTCATTATCGATTTGTAATAGCTATCTTTATTTTATTTGCCACTATGAAACGGCGGGGGATAAAATGCGGTTCGTGGCTGCCACAATGCACGCGTCCACGATACGTTAGGTTAGATAATGTCTTTTTGTTCATGCGTTGTTGTTATGAGGTCATGTCGGCCGTAGAGTCTTCCCAGTCTTTCAGCACGGTCTGGTAGCCGATGCCGGCGAGTGCCGTCGTCATTTCCTTCACGCCGCGGTGGTCGGCTATCTCAAACTGGCCTGGATTGCGGCTGTCTTTTGTGGCACGACCGCCCACCGCCGTGGACACCCCGGCGGAAACGCGCGTGACGCCGAGCGGCACCAGATGGTCGCGCATGAACGCGTTTTCACGCGTAGAGCATGTGATGCCGACTCTCGGCAAAAAACACCGCGTGGCCACAACATACTGCACAAAATGTCGGTCATCCACGATGTGTCGTGTGGCGAACTCACCCTCGTGCGGACAGATGCGCGGCACAGATACACCCACCTCTACGCCGGGGAAACGGCGTTGCAGCCACCAGGCGTGCAGGCCGACGGCGAAGGCGTCCTGTTCAAAGTTTTCCAGGCCGAGCAGCGCGCCTATGCCGAGAGAATACATGCCGGCGCGCGCCGCTCGTTCCGGCGCAGCCAGGCGAAATGCGTAGTCGCGCTTGGGCCCGGCCGGATGCAGCCAGTCGTAGAGGCCGGGGGTGTAGGTCTCCTGAAACATGGTCATGCAGTCCACGCCCGCAGCCGACATCAGGGCGTACTCCTCTTCCGTCATGGCGTAGACTTCAATGCCGATGGACGCGAAACGCGGTTTGATGCGCCGCACGACATCGGCGATGTATTCGGGCGAGGAAACCTTGCGCGCGTCGCCCGTGAGCAGCAGAATGTGCTGCATGCCCATGTCCGCTATCACACCGGCTTCGGCTTCGGCCTCGTGCACGGTCAGATGGCGTCGGGGCTGTTTGTTCCTGGCGTTGAAGCCGCAGTAGCGGCACTGGTTTGTGCAGATGTCTGAAATATAGAGCGGTGAAAAAAGTTGCACAGCCCGTCCGAAGTAACGCAGCGTCAGTTCGTGCGCCCTGCGGGCCATGTTTTCCAGATACGGCGCGGCCGCCGGCGAGAGCAGCGTCAAAAAATCTTCCGGCTGCAGAATTTCTTTGTCAAGCACTGACAACACAGATTGCGGCGTGGCCTCGGCCGCGCCGTCGGCCCGCCGCGCGGCGGGCCATGTCTGCAAAAACTCCTGAAACGATTCCACAACTCCGCCCCTGTTACAACCACATGCAATATTACAACAAATATAAATGGATATAATCTTCAAGGATGCCGCCAGTCAACATAACGCAGCGGCCCGACTAGGGCAATCGAACGCGGGATGGACCCGCCCTGGCCATTAAACCAGCGGAGTGATTTTACGCCCATACCAATGCGAATCGGGGTTTGATAAACTACGGCCGGACCGTCTATGGGAAAACCCGGCTGAGGGCAAAATTTTCAAGATCGGTTGATTGGGCGGCATAGCGCGGATTATATCATGGCACCGGGAAATTCCCTGAAAAGATGCCCAATACATGGAGAGCATTCGATACCGTCAGTGGTCTACGCATGCCCTGAAATTTCCCCGTCAGGGCTTGTCAAGACAATCGTGTTGGTATACACAAAATTTTCGTGCCGAGGTGGTGGAACTGGTAGACACGCTATCTTGAGGGGGTAGTGGATTATATCCGTGCGGGTTCGAGTCCCGCCTTCGGCACCATCAGGAAATCCAAAGAAGTACGAGAAAGCCCGCTAAGGCAAGAGCCAAGCGGACTTTCCGCTTTTTGAGCTTCCGGTAACGTCCGGTAAGGTGCGTTGACTTGCCCCTTCTTTGGGGGCAAAGCTAGGGGCAAGCAAACATTGTTGCCAAGGAGATGCCCCCATGCCCCTGACCGATAAGCAAATCAGTTAAGCAAATCAGTGCCTTGAAGCAAGAAGCCAAATCCAGAAAGTTTTTTGACGGCGGAGGCATGTATCTGGAGATCGCCCCAGGCGGCGGAAAACTGTGGCGGCTCAAGTACCGGGTGAATGGCGTGGAGAAGCGCATCAGCCTAGGTGCGTATCCGGAAGTCTCCCTGAAGGAGGCCGGTGACAAGGCGCACGAACTGCGCAAGACCGTGCATGAGGGTCTTGATCCTTCGGTGGAGCGCCGCCGCGCTAAGGCCAGAGCGAAGCGATCCTTTGAAGATGTGGCGCGGGAATGGTTTGACAGTGGATTGTGGACGGAATTTTTCTTTTCTGACGAATAATTACAACTTATGGCCGGTTCAGAGCAGCTAGCCAGGGAAAAAACGCTACCAAAAACACCGGACGGTATTTTATGCCTCCTGCGCGAAAAGCAATCGCTGACGGCAACAGCAATGGCCGAATCTCTGGGCAAGTCACGTAGCGCCATCTTACGGGCTATCCGGAAATTATGCGAAGAAGGACGCTTGCGTCATGTAGGCCCGAAAAAAGGCGGGCATTGGGAGGTCACGGAGCATGACGGCAAAACCGAATAACATAATCTTGCCAGCCTGCGAGGCCGGAAAAAACTGTACCGTTTATTCATCCATTTTTCCAAATCTGTTTGGTCTTGTTTACAGACCAGAACTATCGCCTTGGAGAGGAGAACCCGAACGACCTGGCACCTTATCGGGCGGCAATGGACAAAAATATTGTTAATTCAACGATCTAACTCCATGTAGAATTATTTTGGGGGCATCTTTGGGGGCAATGCAGGAAAATTATTGGCAATAAAATCTAATAATAGCAATGGTTATAGGCTATATATGAGTCTCGCCTTCTTCCAAACAAGGCCGTTAATGTTCAAAAAGCATTGACGGCCTTGGCTTTTATATCATCTTATAGTTCATTCACGTCTTTTATTGTTCGCTGACTGCCGCTTGCTTTTATTGTGTCTGAAGGTTTGAACGCCTTAAACCGGATACATGATGGTGCCATCATGGCGACAAAAGTGCTTACTGACAAGACGATCCAGAACTGGAAGCCTAGGGGGGACAAGCCTTCAAGTTTTCCATAGGCGGGGCTGTATATTGTCATAACGCCAACAGGCGGCAAGCTCTGGTGTTACAATTCAATTCACTCCAGACAGTCCTTTGGAAAGCACTCCAGATACGATCAAAAACTGGTCTAAAGAAAATGAATATTAAATTCTGACGCGAAGACAGCAAGGCAGAAAAAAGACAAAATAAAGCGGCGTACCAACAACGGTAGCCCGTCTGCCGCCAGCGTCAATCAGGGCAAGACTGACTCTCGTCATCAGGCAAAAGGCGGGCTTCCCACCCTTGTTGATAGTACAAACAGGTGCCCGGGTTCCAGGCACTGGCGGTACTGTGGTTGTAATTTGCCATCACAGGCCAGCAAGTGAACGGCGCCAATGCCTCCGCAAAGGAAACGGCTTCAACAATCCGCTCGCTGCTTTTTTTCAATGAAGCATTGGGTCCTTCAATATACCATATCTGATAGCGAGGCATACTGTCTCCTCAAACAGATTATCAATTCCTGCAATAAGCCCTGTCGTTAATGCAACAATTCTGCCGCAACACAAACGCGGCGGCCGGATGAGAATCTTCTCTTCAGGCCGCCGACGCTGCACGATACGATTCAATCAGTCAATCAGTGTACGCCCGGCAACAGGAATTTGCTGACCACAAAAAGCAACACCAGCAACGTTACACCCAGACCGAGACTCCATTTAACGAGGCTGATTTCCGCCGGCTCCAACGGTTCATATTCCATTTTCTGAATTTCTTCATGAAATTTGACTTCATTTTCGCCCATAATTTTTCCTCCTTAAGAAAAACATCGTCAGTTCAGCAGCGGCGGGGTCATGCCGTGGAAGAACAGCCACGAAATGAACAGGCCAACCCAAATGATGAAACCGAACAGGCACACGATATACACAATGGCCAAACGCCCGATGCCTTCCTCCAGCAGCTTGCGGAAGTTGGAAACCATGCCGATGGTGAAGAAGGTCAGCAGAAAGAAAATCGTCCGAAAACCGTTGAGTGTGCCTGCCAGACTCTTGCCGATTGCGTGCAGGTTCGGCGACTGAAGGCAGATAAACAGCAGGATGAGGAAGGTGATCAAATAGCCGAGCACAAAACGCGGGAATCGCGCCCACACGTCGGTCCACCCCATGGTGCGATCTCCGCCGGATTTGTCAAACTTGGCCGTCCAAAGCCATGCCAGCAACAGTGACCACACGCCGATAAACACATCAATAAAAATTTTCACCGTGGTGGTGACCATCAAAACCCAACCCGGCGCCCATTTAACGCCTGCAGCAGCGGCCTTGGCCAAAATAAGCGATTCGGTAATCTGGCCGCTGGCAATAGCGCCGCCGTCTGACTTGACCGCTAAGCCCATCCAGCCTCCGGCCACCATGGGCTCGCCGGCCAGAAAATATTGCGCGACAAAAGGCAATACCAGCATTTCAATGCAGGTAAACACGACCACCAGCGAAGAAACCATGATGGGCACCACGGGGCGGGAACGAATGGCCGCGCCGGTGGCAATGGCAGCCGACACACCGCAAATGGAAATGCCGGACGCGAGAGGTGCCGCCCATTCCTTGTTGAATTTAAAATAGTTACGGGCCACATAATACACAACGGCCCAATAAATCAAATAGGCTTCCACAATAGCGCACAAACCCCGGAAAATGACATGCCCGGCAAAACCGGCGGCGTCAGCGGCCTTTACCCCAAGTTCGGCGCCCATGATGACAATAGCTATTTTGACGAAAAGTTCCGGGCGGCAGGCGTCACGCAGGTTGTCCGCCAAGCCGGGCGCGAAATTGCTTATCAGAATGCCCGTCACCAGAGCGATGATCAGGCCCGCTTCCGTGCTCAAACCCATTGCCCAGGGGATGCCGAACTTAGCGATCTGATTGGGGGAGGCAGCTATATACGCGTTCGCGCCCAGCATGTAGCAAAGAAACGCGACAAAAAACACTACGGTAAACGCACCGATGAAGCGGCCGACATTGCCGCCGAGCAGCTTTATGCCGCAGCTCAAAATTGTGGTGAGCACGGCATACGTCACCAACGCCGATGCCCAGCCGGGCATCAGTCCTTTGGCCGCGGGCGCCCAAGCCTTCAAGGGATTGTCCACCCATATGCCGGTTTTCACAACCCAGCCCAACAGGTCGAGATTGCCGACCTTGAACAGCGCCAGCAAAAAGATGACGCTTCCGATGAGCAAAGCAACTTTATCCTCATTAAATGTTGATTTTGTAGACATATACCCTCCCTAGTTTTCAAAGCCGTTCACACGGCTCTTGCCCAACACGGAAGAATTGTCCATACCGTTCCTCATCCTCATCCTCTTTATGCCCGCCTTTACCACATAGATAACAATACTTGCCCGCCGATGGCAATACCGCATGCATGAAAAAAGGGGGCATCAATGCCCCCTTCGGTTTATGCTGTTTTGCGCTTCGTGTTTTTTAGAAGCTGTACACGAAGTTCAGGTTGATGTTCCACGGGTCGCGCACCTGATCGCTCGCGCCGTTCATATGGCTGTTGCCCCACACCGAAGAACTCTGGTCAAGGATGGTGGCGATGTAGGAGGCGTCCATATAGATCTTGAAGTTTTCATACATCTGGTATTCGGTGGTCAGACCGATCTCGACCGCGCCGTCCTGCGTGGTCAGGTACAGCGGATCCAGACCGGCGGCCGGGCCGCCGATGGGGCCACTGACCCTGGTAGAGGAGGCATTATACAGACCGCCGTGTGTGCCGGTCATGTATTTTTTGGCCATGGTCGTGTTGTTGGTGCCGCCGATGTAGTTTAGACGCAGGGTGTGCTTCAGGTCTTCCACAAAGCTCACGTTCTTCAGGCGGGCGCCGATGCCCCAGGTGCCTGTCATATTGGTGCTGAGCACGCGGTCGCGCTCGCCGATCAGCGGGTTGCCGTTAAAGGCGAAGCTGGCGAAGCCGTTGTTGTTGTTGGAGTTGGAGAAGCTCGGCATGCGCTCGGACCCGTTGCTCGGGTCGTTGTCGTCGCCGGAAGCGTACCAGCCGTACAGGCCGGGAATGCCCCAATCCAGCTTGTATTCAAAGAGCAGGGATGCCAGCCAGCCCTTGCGGTCATAATGGCCGTCGTCATAGGCTACGGAACCGTAGTTGAAATCCCACGCGATGCGGAAGGGGTCAAACGTGGTCACTTCGCCGGTCAGGCCCGCCCACCAGGCGTCGCCGTAGGAGTCCAGGCGTTTGGTAACGGCTGTGCCGTCCTTGTGCAAGGCGCCGAAGGCGGGAAGCATGCCCGGCACGATATACCCAGAGGACGCGAGTTTGCTGAGTTTGGTGAGGTCGCCGATAGTGGCGTTGGGGCCGATGGCCGTGTACATGCCCCAGGGGGTCACTTTCACGCCGTCAAAGGTCAGCGGCAGAATCAGGGCAACGGTGTCCACATTGTCCATGTAGTTTGTGCGGTAGGAGCTGATGGATGTGTAGTATGTGGAGTTGTAGTTGTCGTTGAAAGGACGCGCCCACAGGGCGGTCAGCGCCGCGTTGTCGTTAAACTTGTAGCTGAGCACAATACCGGCCACGTCGTC contains the following coding sequences:
- a CDS encoding DNA adenine methylase, giving the protein MIDTSTFVYFDPPYRPLTATANFTAYSCDGFGDAEQIELARFIDEMTELGAWVVASNSDPKNIDEHNDFFDRIYSRYKITRINAPRAINSLGSSRGCVRELLIARL
- a CDS encoding DNA adenine methylase, whose protein sequence is MKIIRDGVSDLIDVLQMLENEYLTADTDTRKTIYYRNRDSFNALKAEQSASAELAALFLFLNRTCFNGLYRVNRKGGYNVPQGSYNHPTICDENNLRAVSDKLQNVQIICCDYKLSRELSIQVHSSISTRHTVR
- the thiH gene encoding 2-iminoacetate synthase ThiH is translated as MESFQEFLQTWPAARRADGAAEATPQSVLSVLDKEILQPEDFLTLLSPAAAPYLENMARRAHELTLRYFGRAVQLFSPLYISDICTNQCRYCGFNARNKQPRRHLTVHEAEAEAGVIADMGMQHILLLTGDARKVSSPEYIADVVRRIKPRFASIGIEVYAMTEEEYALMSAAGVDCMTMFQETYTPGLYDWLHPAGPKRDYAFRLAAPERAARAGMYSLGIGALLGLENFEQDAFAVGLHAWWLQRRFPGVEVGVSVPRICPHEGEFATRHIVDDRHFVQYVVATRCFLPRVGITCSTRENAFMRDHLVPLGVTRVSAGVSTAVGGRATKDSRNPGQFEIADHRGVKEMTTALAGIGYQTVLKDWEDSTADMTS
- a CDS encoding Arm DNA-binding domain-containing protein — protein: MSALKQEAKSRKFFDGGGMYLEIAPGGGKLWRLKYRVNGVEKRISLGAYPEVSLKEAGDKAHELRKTVHEGLDPSVERRRAKARAKRSFEDVAREWFDSGLWTEFFFSDE
- a CDS encoding winged helix-turn-helix domain-containing protein, whose translation is MAGSEQLAREKTLPKTPDGILCLLREKQSLTATAMAESLGKSRSAILRAIRKLCEEGRLRHVGPKKGGHWEVTEHDGKTE
- a CDS encoding bacteriocin-type signal sequence, translating into MGENEVKFHEEIQKMEYEPLEPAEISLVKWSLGLGVTLLVLLFVVSKFLLPGVH
- a CDS encoding putative sulfate exporter family transporter; the encoded protein is MSTKSTFNEDKVALLIGSVIFLLALFKVGNLDLLGWVVKTGIWVDNPLKAWAPAAKGLMPGWASALVTYAVLTTILSCGIKLLGGNVGRFIGAFTVVFFVAFLCYMLGANAYIAASPNQIAKFGIPWAMGLSTEAGLIIALVTGILISNFAPGLADNLRDACRPELFVKIAIVIMGAELGVKAADAAGFAGHVIFRGLCAIVEAYLIYWAVVYYVARNYFKFNKEWAAPLASGISICGVSAAIATGAAIRSRPVVPIMVSSLVVVFTCIEMLVLPFVAQYFLAGEPMVAGGWMGLAVKSDGGAIASGQITESLILAKAAAAGVKWAPGWVLMVTTTVKIFIDVFIGVWSLLLAWLWTAKFDKSGGDRTMGWTDVWARFPRFVLGYLITFLILLFICLQSPNLHAIGKSLAGTLNGFRTIFFLLTFFTIGMVSNFRKLLEEGIGRLAIVYIVCLFGFIIWVGLFISWLFFHGMTPPLLN
- a CDS encoding outer membrane homotrimeric porin; its protein translation is MKKLATLLLAAGLVFGMSAGASAIDFKAKGLWIMAFDYGQNGGFTGGNGQTGYARNGIGSGEDEFEARQRVRLQLDAVASESLSGTVFFEINNTWGRHDTGGALGADQTDRIALKNAYLDWVVPETDLKVRMGIQGMALPSFTTGSNVFNDDVAGIVLSYKFNDNAALTALWARPFNDNYNSTYYTSISSYRTNYMDNVDTVALILPLTFDGVKVTPWGMYTAIGPNATIGDLTKLSKLASSGYIVPGMLPAFGALHKDGTAVTKRLDSYGDAWWAGLTGEVTTFDPFRIAWDFNYGSVAYDDGHYDRKGWLASLLFEYKLDWGIPGLYGWYASGDDNDPSNGSERMPSFSNSNNNNGFASFAFNGNPLIGERDRVLSTNMTGTWGIGARLKNVSFVEDLKHTLRLNYIGGTNNTTMAKKYMTGTHGGLYNASSTRVSGPIGGPAAGLDPLYLTTQDGAVEIGLTTEYQMYENFKIYMDASYIATILDQSSSVWGNSHMNGASDQVRDPWNINLNFVYSF